The genomic interval GATACTACATCATAACCGTTTACAACATATCCTTTTTTGGTATTATACTCTTTTTGCGCATAAACACTTGAGATAAAAAAGATACAAAGTAGTGCTAAAATCTGCTTCATTAATTCTTTTTAAGTTTTATTTCTTCCCAATTTACATCTCCTTTACCTTGTAAATTTTTAGTATCTCCCTCTTTCCAATCTGTTAACTTACTAGAAATCCAAGAACTATAAAATAAATATAGTTTTCCGTCTCGGATATCATATTCTTCTGCATCAATATACATTTTGGTTTTTTTAGCAGCTACTGCGTACGCACAATAACCCCCATATTGTGGAATATATTTCTTTGGATTTTTTTTAAAAGTTTCTAAATTTTCTTCTGATGAAAACTTAAATTTTGCGCCATCAAAAGTAGTTTGATGCTTCTTTTTTCCTTCAATCGGACTTTTTTCTATAAAGTAAGAAACTAAGTCATAGCCTTCTGCAACATACCCTTTCTTGGTGTTGTAATCAATCTGTTGTGAAAAAATGGAGGAAGTAAAAGTTAAAAATAGAATAATAATAACTTTTTTCATTTTTGTACGTTTTTAGTAGTTGTCGAAATAAAAAAAAGAAACTTACAGGGCCATTAAATTACAACCTCTAATATCAGAATTATCAAAACGTCCAATAACTTCAAAATTAGTATTCGTATGAACTTTTCCTAAGTCTTGGGTGGCGATAAAAGAACAAGAATTATAGTTTGCTAAATCAATGACATTAATTCCGCCAGTTTTTCCAGTCTTTAAAATTGTTAAAGCATCTTCGGTGTCACGCGTCAAAACTTTCATCCAAAGCGGGGTTTCAAATACTCCATTTCCTTTAGAATATGCTTGACTCAATAATTCTGTCATTCCATATTCCGAATGAATTTTATCCACATTAAAACCTTTTTTTAATATTGAATGCAACTCTTGACGTACCAATTCTTTCCTTCTACCTTTCATTCCGCCAGTTTCCATAATAATGGTATTTTTTAGGCTAAATTGATACTTTTCTATCAAATCTAACAACGCAAAGGAAACACCAATTAATAGTGTTTTTTGTCCGTTTTTGTCAATTTCTTGTAGATTTTTGGCTAATTCTGCTTCATTTTTAAGAAAAAAACCACTTTTT from Lutibacter sp. Hel_I_33_5 carries:
- a CDS encoding YHS domain-containing (seleno)protein gives rise to the protein MKKVIIILFLTFTSSIFSQQIDYNTKKGYVAEGYDLVSYFIEKSPIEGKKKHQTTFDGAKFKFSSEENLETFKKNPKKYIPQYGGYCAYAVAAKKTKMYIDAEEYDIRDGKLYLFYSSWISSKLTDWKEGDTKNLQGKGDVNWEEIKLKKN
- a CDS encoding acyl transferase, producing the protein MQEAIFNIQSEEDFTDVALNVFKHQFKNNKVYRSFCDLINVHPSDVKKIEEIPFLPIQFFKSREVLSSTDKIQEAFTSSGTTGSATSKHFVTDISFYKKSYLKGFKHFYGDIENYVVLALLPNYLERKGSSLVFMVDDLIKKTKNKKSGFFLKNEAELAKNLQEIDKNGQKTLLIGVSFALLDLIEKYQFSLKNTIIMETGGMKGRRKELVRQELHSILKKGFNVDKIHSEYGMTELLSQAYSKGNGVFETPLWMKVLTRDTEDALTILKTGKTGGINVIDLANYNSCSFIATQDLGKVHTNTNFEVIGRFDNSDIRGCNLMAL